In one Lycium barbarum isolate Lr01 chromosome 7, ASM1917538v2, whole genome shotgun sequence genomic region, the following are encoded:
- the LOC132603664 gene encoding (6-4)DNA photolyase isoform X2 — MLNLSHCFCHLSLKSTSTCCVYKSMASRSNSLMWFRKGLRIHDNPALEYAANGSRFLYPVFVIDPHYMEPDPTASSPGSAKAGLNRIQFLLESLVDLDLSLKKVGSRLLVLKGDPGEVLIHCLKEWSIGKLCFEYDTEPYYQALDEKVKSYASAAGIEIFSPVSHTLYNPADIIQKNGGSPPLSYQSFLKLAGQPSWASTPLSTTISSLPPIGNTGSFAVSVVPTVRELGYEDLREDERTPFKGGESEALKRLRESIANKEWVANFEKPKGDPSAFLKPATTVLSPYLKFGCLSSRYFYQCIQDIQKSIKKHTSPPVSLLGQLLWRDFFYTVAFGTPNFDQMKGNRICKQIPWKNDDELLAAWRDSRTGFPWIDAIMAQLRKWGWMHHLARHSVACFLTRGDLYNRIYSPISFGKKYDPAGNYIRHFLPVLKDMPKEYIYEPWTAPISVQRKAKCIIGLDYPKPVVSHDSASKECRMRLGEAYALNKTLNGLVSEEDLNASRRKSDNESTILDSISKKKKQKLIG, encoded by the exons ATGCTGAATTTGTCTCATTGTTTTTGCCATCTGTCTCTAAAATCAACTAGCACCTGCTGTGTATACAAATCAATGGCTTCCAGGTCGAATTCTTTGATGTGGTTTAGAAAGGGTTTAAGAATCCATGATAATCCAGCTTTAGAGTATGCAGCTAATGGGTCTAGGTTTTTATACCCGGTTTTCGTGATTGATCCACACTACATGGAGCCTGACCCGACTGCATCCTCACCTGGTTCGGCTAAAGCCGGGTTGAACCGGATACAGTTCTTGCTTGAAAGCCTTGTTGATCTGGACTTGAGTTTAAAGAAAGTTGGTTCACGTTTGTTGGTGCTTAAGGGTGACCCTGGTGAAGTCTTGATTCACTGCTTGAAGGAG TGGAGCATAGGGAAGCTTTGCTTTGAGTACGACACAGAGCCCTACTATCAAGCTTTAGATGAAAAAGTCAAG AGCTATGCTTCTGCAGCTGGTATAGAGATTTTCTCTCCTGTGAGTCATACCCTCTACAATCCTGCCGATATaatacaaaag AATGGGGGATCCCCACCTCTGAGTTATCAGTCTTTTCTTAAACTGGCTGGGCAACCATCTTGGGCATCCACCCCTCTTTCAACAACAATATCTTCACTTCCTCCTATTGGAAATACTGGAAGTTTTGCAGTCTCAGTAGTTCCAACTGTCAGAGAACTTGGTTATGAAGATTTAAGAGAG GACGAAAGGACTCCTTTTAAAGGTGGAGAATCAGAAGCACTGAAGAGACTGAGAGAATCAATTGCTAATAAG GAATGGGTGGCGAATTTTGAGAAACCCAAGGGTGATCCATCTGCATTTCTGAAACCAGCAACAACTGTTTTATCACCCTACCTAAAG TTTGGTTGTCTCTCTTCCAGGTATTTCTACCAGTGCATTCAGGACATTCAGAAAAGCATTAAAAAGCATACATCTCCACCTGTTTCTCTTCTTGGACAG TTGTTATGGCGTGATTTTTTCTACACAGTTGCCTTTGGGACTCCTAATTTTGATCAGATGAAGGGTAACAGAATATGCAAACAG ATTCCTTGGAAGAACGATGATGAATTGCTTGCTGCTTGGAGAGATTCCAGAACAGGCTTTCCTTGGATTGATGCCATAATGGCCCAG CTTCGAAAGTGGGGTTGGATGCACCATCTTGCCCGACACAGTGTTGCATGCTTTTTAACTCGTGGGGATCTG TATAATCGGATCTATTCACCAATCTCATTTGGAAAGAAGTATGATCCTGCGGGAAACTATATCAGGCATTTTCTCCCTGTTTTAAAAG ATATGCCAAAGGAGTACATATATGAGCCTTGGACCGCTCCCATAAGTGTCCAACGTAAAGCAAAATGCATCATTGGCTTAGATTATCCCAAACCAG TTGTTTCCCATGATTCTGCAAGCAAAGAATGTCGCATGAGACTTGGTGAAGCATATGCATTGAACAAAACGCTGAATGGCTTGGTCAGTGAGGAAGACTTGAACGCGTCAAGAAGAAAAAGCGACAATGAATCTACAATTCTGGATTCCATTTCGAAGAAGAAAAAGCAGAAGTTGATTGGCTAA
- the LOC132603664 gene encoding (6-4)DNA photolyase isoform X1 has protein sequence MLNLSHCFCHLSLKSTSTCCVYKSMASRSNSLMWFRKGLRIHDNPALEYAANGSRFLYPVFVIDPHYMEPDPTASSPGSAKAGLNRIQFLLESLVDLDLSLKKVGSRLLVLKGDPGEVLIHCLKEWSIGKLCFEYDTEPYYQALDEKVKSYASAAGIEIFSPVSHTLYNPADIIQKNGGSPPLSYQSFLKLAGQPSWASTPLSTTISSLPPIGNTGSFAVSVVPTVRELGYEDLREDERTPFKGGESEALKRLRESIANKEWVANFEKPKGDPSAFLKPATTVLSPYLKFGCLSSRYFYQCIQDIQKSIKKHTSPPVSLLGQLLWRDFFYTVAFGTPNFDQMKGNRICKQIPWKNDDELLAAWRDSRTGFPWIDAIMAQLRKWGWMHHLARHSVACFLTRGDLFVHWEKGRDVFERLLIDSDWSINNGNWMWLSCSSFFYQYNRIYSPISFGKKYDPAGNYIRHFLPVLKDMPKEYIYEPWTAPISVQRKAKCIIGLDYPKPVVSHDSASKECRMRLGEAYALNKTLNGLVSEEDLNASRRKSDNESTILDSISKKKKQKLIG, from the exons ATGCTGAATTTGTCTCATTGTTTTTGCCATCTGTCTCTAAAATCAACTAGCACCTGCTGTGTATACAAATCAATGGCTTCCAGGTCGAATTCTTTGATGTGGTTTAGAAAGGGTTTAAGAATCCATGATAATCCAGCTTTAGAGTATGCAGCTAATGGGTCTAGGTTTTTATACCCGGTTTTCGTGATTGATCCACACTACATGGAGCCTGACCCGACTGCATCCTCACCTGGTTCGGCTAAAGCCGGGTTGAACCGGATACAGTTCTTGCTTGAAAGCCTTGTTGATCTGGACTTGAGTTTAAAGAAAGTTGGTTCACGTTTGTTGGTGCTTAAGGGTGACCCTGGTGAAGTCTTGATTCACTGCTTGAAGGAG TGGAGCATAGGGAAGCTTTGCTTTGAGTACGACACAGAGCCCTACTATCAAGCTTTAGATGAAAAAGTCAAG AGCTATGCTTCTGCAGCTGGTATAGAGATTTTCTCTCCTGTGAGTCATACCCTCTACAATCCTGCCGATATaatacaaaag AATGGGGGATCCCCACCTCTGAGTTATCAGTCTTTTCTTAAACTGGCTGGGCAACCATCTTGGGCATCCACCCCTCTTTCAACAACAATATCTTCACTTCCTCCTATTGGAAATACTGGAAGTTTTGCAGTCTCAGTAGTTCCAACTGTCAGAGAACTTGGTTATGAAGATTTAAGAGAG GACGAAAGGACTCCTTTTAAAGGTGGAGAATCAGAAGCACTGAAGAGACTGAGAGAATCAATTGCTAATAAG GAATGGGTGGCGAATTTTGAGAAACCCAAGGGTGATCCATCTGCATTTCTGAAACCAGCAACAACTGTTTTATCACCCTACCTAAAG TTTGGTTGTCTCTCTTCCAGGTATTTCTACCAGTGCATTCAGGACATTCAGAAAAGCATTAAAAAGCATACATCTCCACCTGTTTCTCTTCTTGGACAG TTGTTATGGCGTGATTTTTTCTACACAGTTGCCTTTGGGACTCCTAATTTTGATCAGATGAAGGGTAACAGAATATGCAAACAG ATTCCTTGGAAGAACGATGATGAATTGCTTGCTGCTTGGAGAGATTCCAGAACAGGCTTTCCTTGGATTGATGCCATAATGGCCCAG CTTCGAAAGTGGGGTTGGATGCACCATCTTGCCCGACACAGTGTTGCATGCTTTTTAACTCGTGGGGATCTG TTTGTGCATTGGGAGAAAGGCCGTgatgtttttgaaagactgcttATTGACTCTGATTGGTCAATCAATAATGGAAACTGGATGTGGCTATCATGCTCATCATTTTTCTACCAG TATAATCGGATCTATTCACCAATCTCATTTGGAAAGAAGTATGATCCTGCGGGAAACTATATCAGGCATTTTCTCCCTGTTTTAAAAG ATATGCCAAAGGAGTACATATATGAGCCTTGGACCGCTCCCATAAGTGTCCAACGTAAAGCAAAATGCATCATTGGCTTAGATTATCCCAAACCAG TTGTTTCCCATGATTCTGCAAGCAAAGAATGTCGCATGAGACTTGGTGAAGCATATGCATTGAACAAAACGCTGAATGGCTTGGTCAGTGAGGAAGACTTGAACGCGTCAAGAAGAAAAAGCGACAATGAATCTACAATTCTGGATTCCATTTCGAAGAAGAAAAAGCAGAAGTTGATTGGCTAA